A window of the Odocoileus virginianus isolate 20LAN1187 ecotype Illinois chromosome 20, Ovbor_1.2, whole genome shotgun sequence genome harbors these coding sequences:
- the HNRNPUL1 gene encoding heterogeneous nuclear ribonucleoprotein U-like protein 1 isoform X2, producing the protein MDNITMQNQFYETQVIKQENESGYERRPLEMDQQQQAYRPEVKTEMKQEAPTSFLPPEASQHKPDRQQFQSRKRPYEENRGRGYFEHREDRRGRSPQPPAEEDEDDFDDTLVAIDTYNCDLHFKVARDRSSGYPLTIEGFAYLWSGARASYGVRRGRVCFEMKINEEISVKHLPSTEPDPHVVRIGWSLDSCSTQLGEEPFSYGYGGTGKKSTNSRFENYGDKFAENDVIGCFADFECGNDVELSFTKNGKWMGIAFRIQKEALGGQALYPHVLVKNCAVEFNFGQRAEPYCSVLPGFTFIQHLPLSERIRGTVGPKSKAECEILMMVGLPAAGKTTWAIKHAASNPSKKYNILGTNAIMDKMRVMGLRRQRNYAGRWDVLIQQATQCLNRLIQIAARKKRNYILDQTNVYGSAQRRKMRPFEGFQRKAIVICPTDEDLKDRTIKRTDEEGKDVPDHAVLEMKANFTLPDVGDFLDEVLFIELQREEADKLVRQYNEEGRRAGPPPEKRFDSRGGGGFRGRGGGGGFQRFDNRGPPGGNRGGFQNRGGGSSGGGNYRGGFNRSGGGGYNQNRWGNNNRDNNNSNNRGSYNRAPQQQPPPQQPPPPQPPPQQPPPPPTYSPARNPPGASGYNKNSNIPGSSASTSTPPVSSYSPPQPSYSQPPPYNQGGYSQGYTAPPPPPPPPPAYNYGSYGGYSPAPYTPPPPPAAQTYPQPSYNQYQQYAQQWNQYYQNQGQWPPFYGSYDYGSYSGNTQGGTSTQ; encoded by the exons ATGGACAATATTACCATGCAGAACCAATTCTATGAGACGCAGGTCATCAAGCAAGAGAACGAGTCAGGCTACGAGAGGAGACCACTGGAAATggaccagcagcagcaggcctATCGCCCAG AAGTGAAGACAGAGATGAAGCAAGAAGCACCCACCAGCTTCCTCCCACCCGAAGCATCTCAACACAAACCAGACAGACAGCAGTTCCAGAGTCGCAAGAGGCCTTACGAAGAAAACCGGGGACGAGGGTACTTTGAGCACCGAGAGGATAGGAG GGGGCGATCTCCTCAGCCTCCGGCTGAAGAGGATGAAGATGACTTTGACGACACGCTTGTGGCCATTGACACAT ATAACTGCGACCTCCATTTCAAGGTGGCCCGAGACCGGAGTAGTGGCTACCCGCTCACGATTGAAGGTTTTGCATACCTGTGGTCAGGAGCCCGTGCCAGCTATGGGGTCAGAAGGGGCCGTGTGTGCTTTGAGATGAAG ATCAATGAAGAAATCTCTGTGAAGCACCTTCCATCTACAGAGCCCGACCCACATGTGGTCCGCATTGGTTGGTCCCTGGACTCCTGCAGCACTCAGCTAG GTGAAGAGCCTTTCTCCTATGGCTATGGAGGCACTGGGAAGAAGTCCACCAATAGTCGCTTTGAAAACTATGGAGACAAGTTTGCAGAGAATGATGTAATTGGCTGCTTTGCG gaCTTTGAATGTGGAAATGACGTGGAGCTTTCCTTCACCAAAAATGGGAAGTGGATGGGCATTGCCTTCCGAATCCAGAAGGAAGCCTTAGGGGGTCAGGCACTCTACCCTCACGTCCTGGTGAAGAACTGTGCGGTGGAGTTCAATTTCGGGCAGCGGGCAGAGCCCTACTGTTCCGTCCTGCCAGGCTTCACCTTCATCCAGCACCTTCCCCTGAGTGAGCGCATCCGGGGCACCGTCGGACCAAAGAGCAAGGCAGAGTGTGAG ATTCTAATGATGGTGGGCCTGCCCGCTGCTGGGAAAACCACGTGGGCCATCAAACATGCAGCCTCCAACCCCTCCAAGAAGTACAACATCCTGGGTACCAATGCCATCATGGATAAGATGCGG GTAATGGGCCTACGCCGTCAGCGAAACTACGCCGGCCGCTGGGATGTCCTGATCCAGCAGGCCACTCAGTGCCTCAACCGTCTCATCCAGATTGCTGCCCGTAAGAAGCGCAACTATATCCTAGATCAG ACAAATGTTTATGGGTCAGCCCAGAGGCGAAAAATGAGACCATTTGAAGGCTTCCAGCGCAAAGCTATTGTAATTTGTCCCACTGACGAGGACCTGAAAGACCGAACCATAAAGCGAACTGACGAAGAAGGGAAGGATGTCCCAGATCACGCGGTCTTAGAAATGAAAG CCAACTTCACGTTGCCCGATGTCGGGGACTTCCTGGACGAGGTGCTGTTCATCGAGctgcagagagaggaggcagaCAAGCTGGTGAGGCAGTACAACGAGGAGGGCCGCAGGGCCGGCCCGCCGCCTGAGAAGCGCTTTGACagccggggcgggggcggctTCCGGGGCCGCGGGGGTGGCGGCGGTTTCCAGCGCTTTGACAACCGAGGGCCCCCAGGGGGCAACCGAGGAGGCTTCCAAAATCGAGGAGGAGGCAGCAGTGGAGGAGGCAACTACCGAGGAG GTTTCAACCGCAGTGGAGGTGGTGGCTACAACCAGAACCGCTGGGGTAACAACAACCGGGACAACAACAACTCCAACAACCGAGGCAGCTACAACCGGGCTCCCCAGCAACAGCCCCCCCCACAgcagccaccaccaccacagccaCCACCACAGCAGCCTCCACCGCCACCCACCTACAGCCCTGCCAGGAACCCCCCAGGGGCCAGCGGCTACAACAAGAACAGCAACATCCCCGGCTCAAGCGCCAGTACCAGCACCCCTCCTGTCAGCAGCTACAGCCCTCCACAG CCGAGTTACAGCCAGCCGCCTCCCTACAACCAGGGAGGGTACAGCCAGGGCTACACAgccccaccacctccacctcctccaccaCCTGCCTACAACTATGGGAGCTACGGCGGCTACAGTCCAGCCCCTTACACCCCACCACCGCCCCCCGCGGCACAGACCTACCCTCAGCCCAGCTATAACCAGTATCAACAG TACGCCCAGCAGTGGAACCAGTACTATCAGAACCAGGGCCAGTGGCCGCCGTTCTACGGGAGCTATGACTACGGGAGCTACTCCGGGAACACACAGGGGGGCACAAGCACACAGTAG
- the HNRNPUL1 gene encoding heterogeneous nuclear ribonucleoprotein U-like protein 1 isoform X1, translating to MDVRRLKVNELREELQRRGLDTRGLKAELAERLQAALEAEEPDDERELEADDEPGRPGHNNEEVETEGGSELEGTAQPPPPGLQPHPEPGGYSGPDGHYVMDNITMQNQFYETQVIKQENESGYERRPLEMDQQQQAYRPEVKTEMKQEAPTSFLPPEASQHKPDRQQFQSRKRPYEENRGRGYFEHREDRRGRSPQPPAEEDEDDFDDTLVAIDTYNCDLHFKVARDRSSGYPLTIEGFAYLWSGARASYGVRRGRVCFEMKINEEISVKHLPSTEPDPHVVRIGWSLDSCSTQLGEEPFSYGYGGTGKKSTNSRFENYGDKFAENDVIGCFADFECGNDVELSFTKNGKWMGIAFRIQKEALGGQALYPHVLVKNCAVEFNFGQRAEPYCSVLPGFTFIQHLPLSERIRGTVGPKSKAECEILMMVGLPAAGKTTWAIKHAASNPSKKYNILGTNAIMDKMRVMGLRRQRNYAGRWDVLIQQATQCLNRLIQIAARKKRNYILDQTNVYGSAQRRKMRPFEGFQRKAIVICPTDEDLKDRTIKRTDEEGKDVPDHAVLEMKANFTLPDVGDFLDEVLFIELQREEADKLVRQYNEEGRRAGPPPEKRFDSRGGGGFRGRGGGGGFQRFDNRGPPGGNRGGFQNRGGGSSGGGNYRGGFNRSGGGGYNQNRWGNNNRDNNNSNNRGSYNRAPQQQPPPQQPPPPQPPPQQPPPPPTYSPARNPPGASGYNKNSNIPGSSASTSTPPVSSYSPPQPSYSQPPPYNQGGYSQGYTAPPPPPPPPPAYNYGSYGGYSPAPYTPPPPPAAQTYPQPSYNQYQQYAQQWNQYYQNQGQWPPFYGSYDYGSYSGNTQGGTSTQ from the exons ATGGATGTGCGCCGTCTGAAGGTGAACGAACTTCGCGAGGAGCTGCAGCGCCGCGGCCTGGACACTCGCGGCCTCAAGGCCGAGCTTGCTGAGCGGCTGCAGGCTGCGCTGGAGGCCGAGGAGCCCGACGACGAGCGGGAGCTCGAGGCCGACGACGAACCGGGGCGACCCGGGCACAACAACGAGGAGGTCGAGACCGAGGGGGGCTCCGAGCTGGAGGGGACCGCGCAGCCACCGCCGCCCGGGCTGCAGCCGCACCCGGAGCCCGGCGGCTACTCGGGGCCGGACGGACATT atgTCATGGACAATATTACCATGCAGAACCAATTCTATGAGACGCAGGTCATCAAGCAAGAGAACGAGTCAGGCTACGAGAGGAGACCACTGGAAATggaccagcagcagcaggcctATCGCCCAG AAGTGAAGACAGAGATGAAGCAAGAAGCACCCACCAGCTTCCTCCCACCCGAAGCATCTCAACACAAACCAGACAGACAGCAGTTCCAGAGTCGCAAGAGGCCTTACGAAGAAAACCGGGGACGAGGGTACTTTGAGCACCGAGAGGATAGGAG GGGGCGATCTCCTCAGCCTCCGGCTGAAGAGGATGAAGATGACTTTGACGACACGCTTGTGGCCATTGACACAT ATAACTGCGACCTCCATTTCAAGGTGGCCCGAGACCGGAGTAGTGGCTACCCGCTCACGATTGAAGGTTTTGCATACCTGTGGTCAGGAGCCCGTGCCAGCTATGGGGTCAGAAGGGGCCGTGTGTGCTTTGAGATGAAG ATCAATGAAGAAATCTCTGTGAAGCACCTTCCATCTACAGAGCCCGACCCACATGTGGTCCGCATTGGTTGGTCCCTGGACTCCTGCAGCACTCAGCTAG GTGAAGAGCCTTTCTCCTATGGCTATGGAGGCACTGGGAAGAAGTCCACCAATAGTCGCTTTGAAAACTATGGAGACAAGTTTGCAGAGAATGATGTAATTGGCTGCTTTGCG gaCTTTGAATGTGGAAATGACGTGGAGCTTTCCTTCACCAAAAATGGGAAGTGGATGGGCATTGCCTTCCGAATCCAGAAGGAAGCCTTAGGGGGTCAGGCACTCTACCCTCACGTCCTGGTGAAGAACTGTGCGGTGGAGTTCAATTTCGGGCAGCGGGCAGAGCCCTACTGTTCCGTCCTGCCAGGCTTCACCTTCATCCAGCACCTTCCCCTGAGTGAGCGCATCCGGGGCACCGTCGGACCAAAGAGCAAGGCAGAGTGTGAG ATTCTAATGATGGTGGGCCTGCCCGCTGCTGGGAAAACCACGTGGGCCATCAAACATGCAGCCTCCAACCCCTCCAAGAAGTACAACATCCTGGGTACCAATGCCATCATGGATAAGATGCGG GTAATGGGCCTACGCCGTCAGCGAAACTACGCCGGCCGCTGGGATGTCCTGATCCAGCAGGCCACTCAGTGCCTCAACCGTCTCATCCAGATTGCTGCCCGTAAGAAGCGCAACTATATCCTAGATCAG ACAAATGTTTATGGGTCAGCCCAGAGGCGAAAAATGAGACCATTTGAAGGCTTCCAGCGCAAAGCTATTGTAATTTGTCCCACTGACGAGGACCTGAAAGACCGAACCATAAAGCGAACTGACGAAGAAGGGAAGGATGTCCCAGATCACGCGGTCTTAGAAATGAAAG CCAACTTCACGTTGCCCGATGTCGGGGACTTCCTGGACGAGGTGCTGTTCATCGAGctgcagagagaggaggcagaCAAGCTGGTGAGGCAGTACAACGAGGAGGGCCGCAGGGCCGGCCCGCCGCCTGAGAAGCGCTTTGACagccggggcgggggcggctTCCGGGGCCGCGGGGGTGGCGGCGGTTTCCAGCGCTTTGACAACCGAGGGCCCCCAGGGGGCAACCGAGGAGGCTTCCAAAATCGAGGAGGAGGCAGCAGTGGAGGAGGCAACTACCGAGGAG GTTTCAACCGCAGTGGAGGTGGTGGCTACAACCAGAACCGCTGGGGTAACAACAACCGGGACAACAACAACTCCAACAACCGAGGCAGCTACAACCGGGCTCCCCAGCAACAGCCCCCCCCACAgcagccaccaccaccacagccaCCACCACAGCAGCCTCCACCGCCACCCACCTACAGCCCTGCCAGGAACCCCCCAGGGGCCAGCGGCTACAACAAGAACAGCAACATCCCCGGCTCAAGCGCCAGTACCAGCACCCCTCCTGTCAGCAGCTACAGCCCTCCACAG CCGAGTTACAGCCAGCCGCCTCCCTACAACCAGGGAGGGTACAGCCAGGGCTACACAgccccaccacctccacctcctccaccaCCTGCCTACAACTATGGGAGCTACGGCGGCTACAGTCCAGCCCCTTACACCCCACCACCGCCCCCCGCGGCACAGACCTACCCTCAGCCCAGCTATAACCAGTATCAACAG TACGCCCAGCAGTGGAACCAGTACTATCAGAACCAGGGCCAGTGGCCGCCGTTCTACGGGAGCTATGACTACGGGAGCTACTCCGGGAACACACAGGGGGGCACAAGCACACAGTAG